Genomic segment of Plasmodium vinckei vinckei genome assembly, chromosome: PVVCY_10:
CAAATGCATTTCTACTTATTTATTCcgatttatataaatgtcattatatttccttattaaagaaattaaGTTAAAGCAGAAAATATTGGATGaaaggaaaatattaaaagagCAGGCCCAACTAGCTAAATctgaagaagaaaaaatcaaaattaataaaaaaataatagaaatcgaaaaaaatgaagtaattttttcttatacaCAAAGGAATGAAACAGTTGCTAATTTATATCTAGGAAACCTATCTGCAGAggttattaaaaatgatgcacaaaagaaataataaaataaagaatagccaaaataaataaaaaaatattggtTATGCATAGTCAAATGTTGTATTATGAGTACTTTATCATAAAAATCACTcttaatacatttttcttttcaatTACTGTGCGCAGGTAACTGAAGAATATTTATGTCAACGGTTTGGAAAATTTGGGAAAGTGAGCagtgtaaaaataatgtatccTCGTAAAGAagaagacaaaaaaaaagggaaaattTCAGGATTTGTTTGctttgaaaataaagaagacGCAGAGAATGCTAAGGATGCATTAGACGGAGTAGAAATGTTTGGAAAACCTGTGATAATTGGATGGAGCAAGGCTATTCCGAAATTTTTAAGCTTGaacaaaaatgaatataaaaatagtcattttgataaaaataaaagctCCTTTAATACATCAAACAAAAGCATTCAAATCATTTTACCCGAAgataaaaaagttaaacGAATAATTGATTTGTTAGCGAAATATGTGACCGAAGAAGGATATGCTTttgaagaaataataaaaaaaaatgaaaaagacaATCCAatgtttaattttatttttaacacATCAGAtttgcattattattataagtGGAGAGTTTTTTCATTTGCACAAGGAGATAGTTATAGAAATTGGAGAGTAGATTCATTTCAAATGTATGAAAATAGTTATGTTTATATCCCACCAGttccaaaaaataaaaaagataatgtTCCAaggataaataaaaaaatgtaaaattcaaagagaatatatattttgtgtatcgtttaataaatataattacacAATACGATTACTTATATTGTTAAgaaaatacaataaaaaatatattgccAATATGAATTTTATAACGTGATgggatttttttttataggaaaaataaaaagtgtGATATGGAtgagaaaaagaaaagcaAGCTTAATAGtattattaacaatttAAGCAAAAAGAGGTATTTCTTGAAAATAagatacataaatatatatatatatcaattgTCGAGTGCTTGTGACTTCGATGTATCTAATAGTTGTTTAGTTTTAGTGGAATGAATTATTCGAAAAAAGggacatgcatatatttatccgagcataatatgttttatttttttttgtagaaTAAGCATATGCCGTGCTATGATATTTTGCACACGCCATAGTGATTTCAGCTTCGATAtcgtaaaaataatatctaGTTATCTAACTGATTTAAAATACGATTTACTAAAAAAGGTAAATGCACGTAAAACAGTgaatttgtataaataacaATTCTTTTTGGTATTTAcattcaaatatatttaatttgtgCCTATGAGCGTGTgcttatacatatttaactATTTACTCATTCggttatttcattatatttttcgatTTCGCAGATAAATTTGGTATACTTAATCTCAGACATTTTGTACAATTGTAGTAACCAACTTTTTTCGTCATGGGCATATCGGAAACATATGGAAGAAGCACTACCtcgaatattttattattttagaAAACACATAAAAAAGTGTGATAGTAAGATAAAGGCAAAGTTATTTTCCGACTCAATAATGagtatatttaatatgtgGGACACATGGGCAATTTACACTATTGTTTTTATGAATGGATTAAAATGCTTATTATCaactaaaaaattaaattatataaaaaataaaatgcatGATTCAGAAAATGAAGatgatttattaaatggGACAAAAATAGAGTTTTTTGATGAACTTAAAATTTATCCATTAAATTTAAGAagaaatgcatatatatatttccaaaAAGATGAAAACCAAATAAATCGGTTATGTGAGCAACGAGGGTTGTATTTTGATGACAActttaagaaaaaaaaaaaaattaaatacttattaatatatgatgaCTTTTATGGTTTCAATACCAATAATGTAGGAAATGGAAAAAGTCATTTAAACGAAGTTGCTATAAGTGAcggtaa
This window contains:
- a CDS encoding U2 snRNP-associated SURP motif-containing protein, putative, giving the protein MYTQFNRNKKKKNDTEYEKINEEEAASIYAQFVRSFEGNDFEKGNQFVKSAKVLNPSKFDYFPEDNDDDDNKKRKSKFTKDNNFNEENTKKHEKPETNKSGLGKVKEIDSFLEEIKLKQKILDERKILKEQAQLAKSEEEKIKINKKIIEIEKNEVIFSYTQRNETVANLYLGNLSAEVTEEYLCQRFGKFGKVSSVKIMYPRKEEDKKKGKISGFVCFENKEDAENAKDALDGVEMFGKPVIIGWSKAIPKFLSLNKNEYKNSHFDKNKSSFNTSNKSIQIILPEDKKVKRIIDLLAKYVTEEGYAFEEIIKKNEKDNPMFNFIFNTSDLHYYYKWRVFSFAQGDSYRNWRVDSFQMYENSYVYIPPVPKNKKDNVPRINKKMKNKKCDMDEKKKSKLNSIINNLSKKRISICRAMIFCTRHSDFSFDIVKIISSYLTDLKYDLLKKINLVYLISDILYNCSNQLFSSWAYRKHMEEALPRIFYYFRKHIKKCDSKIKAKLFSDSIMSIFNMWDTWAIYTIVFMNGLKCLLSTKKLNYIKNKMHDSENEDDLLNGTKIEFFDELKIYPLNLRRNAYIYFQKDENQINRLCEQRGLYFDDNFKKKKKIKYLLIYDDFYGFNTNNVGNGKSHLNEVAISDGNKNISSQISETSDTALHE